One window of Pseudomonadota bacterium genomic DNA carries:
- the gspE gene encoding type II secretion system ATPase GspE: MSENSLQETGQSPVPAPATATPQRRPPFLFAKRNGVLVTGYTDDYAQVAHTAGVTPAALIELRRLVGMPLRLEQIDEEQFNTLLSNSYEQGSSEAMQMMGDLGEDLDLMHVAQALPEPADLLESEDDAPIIRLINALLTEAVKENASDIHIEPFENRLVVRFRCDGVLREVLEPQRVLAPLLVSRIKVMARLDIAEKRLPQDGRISLRVAGRAVDVRVSTLPSGNGERVVLRLLDKQAGRLDLEQLGMSAQARELLDVLINRPHGIILVTGPTGSGKTTTLYAALGRLNNKRRNIMTVEDPIEYYLDGIGQTQVNTKVDLSFARGLRAILRQDPDVVMVGEIRDLETAEIAVQASLTGHLVFSTLHTNSAVGAVTRLRDMGVEPFLLSSSLIGVLAQRLVRVLCDDCKEPYTAGQHDCAALGMPAENPPTLYRARGCPSCNQLGYRGRTGIYELVILDDTMRASIHDGAGELELEREARRKTPSIRQDGWRKILDGATSVEEVLRVTQGD; encoded by the coding sequence ATGAGTGAGAATTCACTGCAGGAAACCGGGCAGTCACCGGTCCCGGCGCCCGCGACGGCCACGCCGCAGCGCCGCCCGCCGTTCCTGTTCGCCAAACGCAACGGAGTGCTGGTCACCGGCTATACCGACGATTACGCCCAGGTGGCCCACACGGCCGGCGTGACGCCGGCCGCGCTGATCGAGCTGCGCCGCCTGGTCGGGATGCCGCTGCGGCTGGAGCAGATCGATGAGGAGCAGTTCAATACACTGCTCTCCAACAGTTACGAGCAGGGTTCCAGCGAAGCCATGCAGATGATGGGCGATCTCGGCGAGGACCTGGACCTGATGCATGTGGCGCAGGCCCTGCCCGAGCCGGCGGACCTGCTCGAAAGCGAGGACGACGCCCCGATCATTCGCCTGATCAACGCCCTGTTGACCGAGGCGGTCAAGGAAAACGCCTCGGATATCCATATCGAGCCGTTCGAGAACCGGCTGGTGGTGCGCTTCCGCTGCGATGGTGTGCTGCGTGAGGTACTGGAGCCGCAGCGGGTGCTGGCACCGCTGCTCGTGTCACGCATCAAGGTCATGGCGCGGCTCGACATCGCGGAGAAACGCCTGCCGCAGGATGGCCGCATCTCGCTGCGGGTGGCAGGCCGTGCCGTGGACGTGCGTGTCTCCACGCTGCCCTCCGGGAACGGCGAGCGCGTGGTGCTGCGTCTGCTGGACAAGCAGGCCGGGCGCCTCGACCTCGAGCAGCTCGGCATGTCGGCACAGGCGCGCGAACTCCTCGACGTGCTGATCAACCGGCCGCACGGCATCATCCTGGTCACGGGCCCGACCGGTTCCGGCAAGACCACGACGCTGTACGCGGCGCTCGGCCGGCTCAACAACAAGCGCCGCAACATCATGACCGTGGAAGACCCGATCGAGTACTACCTCGACGGTATCGGCCAGACCCAGGTCAATACCAAGGTCGACCTGAGTTTCGCGCGGGGTCTGCGCGCGATCCTGCGTCAGGACCCGGACGTGGTGATGGTCGGCGAGATCCGCGATCTCGAGACGGCCGAGATTGCCGTGCAGGCCAGTCTTACCGGCCACCTGGTATTCTCCACCCTGCATACCAACAGCGCGGTCGGCGCCGTGACCCGCCTGCGCGACATGGGCGTGGAACCCTTCCTGCTGTCCTCCAGCCTGATCGGCGTGCTGGCGCAGCGTCTGGTGCGCGTGCTGTGCGATGACTGCAAGGAACCCTACACGGCAGGCCAGCACGATTGCGCGGCGCTGGGGATGCCTGCGGAGAATCCCCCGACGCTGTACCGGGCCCGCGGCTGCCCGTCCTGCAACCAGCTGGGCTATCGCGGGCGTACCGGCATCTACGAACTGGTGATCCTCGACGACACCATGCGTGCCAGCATTCATGATGGCGCCGGCGAGCTGGAGCTGGAGCGCGAGGCGCGCCGGAAGACCCCGAGTATCCGTCAGGACGGCTGGCGTAAGATACTCGACGGCGCAACCTCCGTGGAGGAAGTCCTGCGCGTCACGCAGGGCGACTGA
- the gspD gene encoding type II secretion system secretin GspD, with protein sequence MSIPVKIAAVILVWLCCALPLQAETVTLNLKDADISALISTVAEVAHKNFIVDPRVKGKVTVISSRPMDSDEVYQVFLSILKVHGFAAVPTGEVIKIIPDVNAKQDSIPTTTDNNPGVGDEMVTRVVQVDNVAAAQLVPILRPLVPQQGHLAAYPATNVLIISDRADNVERLVSIIRRIDQVSDSEIEVIPLSHASANEVVRVLTTLTRASAAKAAGGGGTEQVLVADERTNSVLLGGERAERLRLRAIISHLDTPLESGGNTDVIYLRYADATEIVKVLMGVGKSEEKDAPQGQAAAAKSGSFDIQADASTNALVISAPPDIMRTLRRVISQLDVRKAQVLVEAAIAEVSDTVARELGVQWIFADTGGGRVPVGVVNFTNNSGVPITSIASAVSSLTGGGTTSGTGSVSIGETNTLLGFGDIARNEFSYAAVLNALARDGNTNILSTPTLVTLDNEEAEILIGENVPFRTGSFTSAAGDATNPFTTISREDVGLKLKIKPQINEGDALRLDIQQEVSSVKSTGSDGPTTSKRSIKTSVIADNGQIVVLGGLIDETVNEGVQKVPLLGDIPLLGLLFKSKTADVTRNNLMVFIHPVILRDNAVAAQYTNSKYNYVRELQRQQNEDGVNLMPGKSHPILPDISTYGGQLPDVQTPAADIPVEDKSSQFIWDE encoded by the coding sequence ATGAGCATTCCGGTAAAGATTGCGGCAGTGATACTGGTCTGGCTGTGTTGCGCCTTGCCGCTGCAGGCCGAGACCGTCACTCTCAATCTCAAGGACGCCGATATCAGCGCCCTGATCAGCACCGTCGCCGAGGTGGCGCACAAGAATTTCATCGTCGATCCACGCGTCAAGGGCAAGGTAACGGTGATTTCGTCCCGCCCGATGGACAGCGACGAGGTCTACCAGGTGTTTCTCTCCATCCTCAAGGTGCACGGATTCGCCGCTGTCCCGACCGGCGAGGTGATCAAGATCATCCCGGACGTGAACGCCAAGCAGGACAGCATCCCCACGACGACGGACAACAATCCCGGTGTCGGCGACGAGATGGTCACGCGCGTGGTTCAGGTGGACAACGTGGCGGCCGCCCAGCTCGTGCCCATCCTGCGGCCGCTGGTGCCGCAGCAGGGTCATCTCGCGGCCTACCCTGCCACCAATGTCCTGATCATCTCTGACCGTGCCGACAACGTGGAGCGCCTGGTCAGCATCATCCGCCGCATCGACCAGGTCAGCGACAGCGAGATCGAGGTCATCCCCCTGTCGCATGCCTCCGCCAACGAGGTGGTGCGCGTCCTGACCACCCTGACTCGCGCCTCGGCGGCCAAGGCGGCCGGCGGCGGCGGGACCGAACAGGTGCTGGTGGCAGACGAGCGTACCAACAGTGTGCTGCTGGGCGGCGAGCGCGCCGAGCGTCTGCGTCTGCGCGCGATCATTTCGCACCTGGACACCCCGCTCGAGTCCGGCGGCAATACCGATGTGATCTACCTGCGCTATGCCGATGCCACGGAGATCGTCAAGGTGCTCATGGGTGTGGGCAAGTCGGAAGAGAAGGACGCGCCCCAGGGCCAGGCCGCTGCCGCGAAGAGCGGCTCGTTCGATATCCAGGCGGATGCCTCAACCAATGCACTGGTGATCTCCGCGCCGCCCGACATCATGCGCACCCTGCGGCGGGTGATCAGCCAGCTCGATGTCCGCAAGGCGCAGGTGCTGGTCGAGGCGGCTATTGCCGAGGTGTCCGATACCGTGGCGCGCGAGCTCGGCGTGCAATGGATATTCGCCGATACCGGAGGCGGACGGGTGCCGGTTGGCGTCGTCAATTTTACTAACAACTCGGGTGTGCCCATCACCAGCATTGCCAGCGCGGTGTCCAGCTTGACCGGCGGCGGTACCACCAGCGGTACAGGCAGCGTTTCTATCGGAGAGACCAACACGCTGCTTGGATTCGGCGACATCGCCAGAAACGAGTTCAGCTATGCTGCAGTGCTCAATGCCTTGGCCAGGGACGGTAATACCAATATCCTCTCCACGCCAACCCTGGTTACCCTGGACAACGAGGAGGCCGAGATCCTCATCGGCGAGAACGTCCCGTTCCGGACCGGTTCCTTCACCAGTGCGGCCGGTGACGCGACCAATCCCTTCACCACCATCTCGCGCGAGGATGTCGGCCTGAAGCTGAAGATCAAGCCCCAGATCAACGAAGGCGATGCGCTGCGATTGGACATCCAGCAGGAGGTGTCCAGTGTCAAGTCAACTGGATCCGATGGTCCGACGACCAGCAAGCGTTCCATCAAGACCAGCGTCATTGCGGACAATGGCCAGATCGTCGTGCTTGGGGGGCTGATCGACGAGACGGTCAACGAGGGTGTACAGAAGGTGCCGTTGCTTGGCGACATCCCCCTGCTGGGGCTGTTGTTCAAATCGAAGACCGCTGATGTGACGCGCAACAACCTGATGGTGTTCATCCATCCCGTGATCCTGCGCGACAATGCCGTGGCAGCGCAATATACCAACAGCAAGTACAACTACGTTCGCGAGCTGCAGCGCCAGCAGAATGAGGATGGTGTCAATCTGATGCCCGGTAAGTCACACCCCATACTGCCGGATATCAGCACATACGGCGGTCAGCTACCGGACGTCCAAACGCCTGCTGCGGATATCCCCGTCGAAGACAAATCGTCACAGTTCATCTGGGATGAGTGA
- the gspC gene encoding type II secretion system protein GspC yields MNAATLQPAELGRLLQGRTAQRAILVINLLLVVWIASRLAILTWGLLPQKEAPAPTPVVAAKGNVPAKPDPDLVLIRQLPGWHLMGEVNTAAEQPVKVAAPVEAPDTSLNLTLKGVLAADVKEDARAIIADQRGQDEHYAIGGTLPGNVELSAIYPDRVILLRNGRYETLRLPTDDKPRGGNVYSAATAPTARSPQSASQRLQAIRSQIKQQPASLAGMLQVAPYNDAEGKLAGYTVAPGRDPQLFEQVGLRTGDVVTEVNGLALTDPENSAMALQSLQSGEPVTLRLLRDGVEQTLSIDGSQ; encoded by the coding sequence ATGAATGCAGCGACGTTACAACCCGCGGAATTGGGCAGGCTGCTGCAGGGCAGGACTGCCCAGCGTGCCATACTCGTCATCAACCTGTTGCTGGTGGTCTGGATCGCGAGCCGGCTTGCCATCCTGACCTGGGGTTTGCTGCCGCAGAAGGAAGCGCCCGCGCCTACGCCGGTGGTCGCAGCCAAGGGCAACGTGCCGGCGAAGCCGGATCCCGATCTGGTGTTGATTCGCCAGTTGCCCGGCTGGCATCTGATGGGAGAAGTCAACACGGCAGCGGAACAGCCGGTCAAGGTCGCCGCGCCGGTCGAGGCCCCGGACACCTCACTCAACCTGACCCTGAAGGGGGTGCTGGCGGCCGATGTCAAGGAGGATGCGCGGGCCATCATCGCCGACCAGCGCGGACAGGACGAACACTACGCGATCGGCGGCACCCTCCCTGGCAATGTCGAGCTGAGCGCCATCTACCCGGATCGGGTGATCCTGCTGCGGAACGGGCGCTACGAGACCCTGCGGTTGCCGACGGATGACAAGCCGCGCGGCGGTAATGTTTACTCCGCCGCCACGGCACCAACAGCACGCTCCCCGCAGAGTGCATCGCAGCGGTTGCAGGCGATCCGCAGCCAGATCAAACAGCAGCCGGCCTCGCTCGCCGGTATGCTCCAGGTGGCGCCGTACAATGACGCCGAGGGCAAGCTGGCCGGCTACACGGTGGCGCCCGGCAGGGATCCGCAATTGTTCGAACAGGTCGGCCTGCGCACGGGTGACGTGGTCACGGAAGTCAACGGCCTGGCTCTGACGGATCCAGAAAACAGCGCCATGGCGCTGCAGAGTCTGCAGAGTGGCGAACCGGTCACGCTGCGGCTCCTGCGCGATGGCGTGGAGCAGACACTGTCGATCGACGGCAGTCAATAA
- the rhlB gene encoding ATP-dependent RNA helicase RhlB encodes MAETHLTDVAWNSFSLPAELMQGIEDAGFSRCTPIQAETLPVALAGRDVAGQAQTGTGKTAAFLVAVFHQLLTQPADARRQQQQPRALILAPTRELAIQIYNDAAVLGRHTGLRLGLAYGGTGYDEQRETIAAGVDILIGTPGRLIDYFKQHVFNLKMIQAIVLDEADRMFDLGFIKDIRFLLRRCPPPEQRLGMLFSATLSHRVQELAYEHMNQPFHVDVVPEKVTAERVRQVLYHTANEEKIPLLIGLLNHMDPHRSIVFVNTKRAADRVWSYLEGNGFKCAVLSGDVPQKKRQRLLNEFQKGELPILIATDVAARGLHIPDVSHVFNYDLPQDAEDYVHRIGRTARIGKDGDAISFACENFVYSLPDIEDYIGHKIPVATVPENVIGELKPPVKIKRPPRPGEKGGRSSRRQSERRGGGRGRHQARQG; translated from the coding sequence ATGGCCGAAACACACTTGACCGATGTAGCCTGGAACAGCTTTTCCCTTCCCGCGGAGCTGATGCAAGGTATTGAAGACGCGGGTTTTTCCAGGTGCACGCCGATACAGGCGGAGACCCTGCCGGTCGCCCTCGCGGGGCGTGACGTCGCCGGCCAGGCCCAGACCGGTACCGGCAAGACCGCCGCTTTCCTGGTTGCGGTCTTCCATCAGCTGTTGACCCAGCCGGCGGATGCCCGGCGCCAGCAGCAACAACCGCGTGCCCTGATCCTGGCGCCCACCCGGGAACTGGCCATCCAGATCTACAATGATGCCGCGGTGCTCGGGCGCCATACCGGCTTGCGGCTCGGCCTTGCCTATGGCGGCACCGGTTATGACGAGCAGCGCGAGACGATCGCCGCGGGGGTGGACATCCTGATCGGCACCCCGGGGCGCCTGATCGACTATTTCAAGCAGCATGTCTTCAACCTGAAGATGATCCAGGCCATCGTGCTGGACGAGGCGGACCGCATGTTCGACCTCGGTTTCATCAAGGACATCCGCTTTCTGCTGCGGCGCTGCCCGCCGCCGGAGCAGCGGCTGGGCATGCTGTTTTCGGCGACGTTGTCACACCGCGTGCAGGAACTGGCCTACGAGCACATGAACCAGCCCTTCCACGTCGATGTCGTACCCGAGAAGGTCACTGCTGAGCGCGTTCGGCAGGTTCTGTATCACACGGCAAACGAGGAGAAGATCCCACTGCTGATCGGGCTGCTCAATCACATGGACCCGCATCGCAGCATCGTGTTCGTGAACACCAAGCGCGCCGCGGACCGGGTCTGGTCGTATCTGGAAGGGAACGGGTTCAAATGTGCGGTGTTATCGGGCGATGTGCCCCAGAAAAAGCGCCAGCGCCTGCTGAACGAGTTCCAGAAGGGCGAGCTGCCGATCCTGATCGCCACCGATGTGGCGGCCCGGGGGCTGCATATACCCGACGTGAGCCATGTATTTAATTATGATCTGCCGCAAGATGCCGAAGACTATGTACACCGGATCGGACGTACAGCGCGGATCGGCAAGGATGGCGACGCGATCAGCTTCGCCTGCGAGAACTTCGTCTATTCCCTGCCCGATATCGAGGACTATATCGGGCACAAGATCCCGGTGGCGACGGTGCCGGAGAACGTCATCGGCGAGCTCAAGCCGCCGGTCAAGATCAAGCGTCCACCGCGGCCGGGCGAGAAGGGCGGACGGTCATCGCGGCGCCAGTCCGAGCGGCGCGGTGGTGGCCGCGGTCGACATCAGGCGCGCCAGGGGTAA
- the trxA gene encoding thioredoxin TrxA has protein sequence MSDNILQLSDDSFEQDVIKSSEPVLVDYWAEWCGPCKMIAPILEEIATEYNGRIKVAKLNIDDNPQTPPKYGIRGIPTLMLFKDGNVEATKVGALSKSQLTAFIDSNI, from the coding sequence GTGAGTGATAACATCCTCCAGCTGAGCGACGACAGTTTCGAACAGGACGTCATCAAGTCGTCCGAGCCCGTACTGGTTGACTACTGGGCCGAGTGGTGCGGTCCCTGCAAGATGATCGCACCCATCCTGGAAGAGATCGCCACTGAATACAACGGCAGGATCAAGGTCGCAAAACTCAATATCGACGATAATCCGCAGACACCGCCCAAGTACGGCATCCGCGGCATCCCGACCCTGATGCTGTTCAAGGACGGCAACGTGGAGGCCACCAAGGTCGGCGCACTGTCTAAATCGCAACTTACGGCATTCATCGACAGCAACATCTGA
- the rho gene encoding transcription termination factor Rho, producing MNLSELKLKPASELIDIAQEMGIQDIARQRKQDIIFSILKSHAKKGEDIFGNGVLEILQDGFGFLRSADSSYLAGPDDIYVSPSQIRRFSLRTGDTVDGKIRPPKDSERYFALLKVNQINYEKPEVAKNKVAFENLTPLHPNERLVLERGNGSTEDITARIIDLVAPLGKGQRGLIVSPPKAGKTMLLQNVAQSITANHPECYLIVLLIDERPEEVTEMARSVQGEVVSSTFDEPASRHVQVAEMVIEKAKRLVEHKRDVVILLDSITRLGRAYNTVVPSSGKVLTGGVDANALQRPKRFFGAARNIEEGGSLTILATALIDTGSRMDDVIYEEFKGTGNHEIHLDRRIAEKRVYPAINLNRSGTRREELLTDPKELQKMWILRKLLHPMDELAAMEFLLDKLKATKNNSEFFESMKR from the coding sequence ATGAACCTGTCCGAACTCAAACTCAAGCCCGCCTCCGAGCTGATCGACATCGCCCAGGAAATGGGCATCCAGGATATCGCGCGCCAGCGCAAGCAGGACATCATCTTCTCCATCCTCAAGTCACACGCCAAGAAGGGCGAGGACATTTTCGGCAACGGGGTGCTGGAGATACTGCAGGACGGGTTTGGCTTCCTGCGCTCGGCCGACAGTTCCTACCTCGCCGGCCCGGACGACATCTATGTATCGCCCAGCCAGATCCGCCGTTTCAGCCTGCGTACCGGCGATACCGTGGACGGCAAGATCCGCCCCCCCAAGGACAGCGAGCGCTATTTCGCGCTGCTCAAGGTCAACCAGATCAATTACGAGAAGCCCGAGGTCGCCAAGAACAAGGTCGCCTTCGAGAACCTGACACCACTGCACCCGAACGAGCGGCTGGTACTCGAGCGCGGCAACGGCAGCACCGAGGACATCACCGCGCGCATCATCGACCTGGTGGCGCCACTGGGCAAGGGCCAGCGCGGCCTGATCGTCTCGCCGCCGAAGGCCGGCAAAACCATGCTGCTGCAGAACGTCGCGCAGTCCATCACCGCGAACCATCCCGAATGCTATCTCATCGTGCTGCTCATCGATGAACGTCCCGAGGAAGTGACCGAAATGGCGCGCTCGGTACAGGGCGAGGTGGTCTCCAGCACCTTCGACGAACCGGCCAGCCGTCACGTCCAGGTGGCCGAGATGGTGATCGAGAAGGCCAAACGACTGGTCGAGCACAAGCGCGATGTGGTGATCCTGCTGGACTCCATCACACGCCTGGGCCGTGCCTACAACACCGTGGTGCCGTCCTCCGGCAAGGTGCTGACCGGCGGCGTCGACGCCAATGCCCTGCAGCGCCCCAAGCGCTTCTTCGGCGCGGCACGCAACATCGAGGAGGGCGGCAGCCTGACCATTCTCGCCACCGCGCTCATCGACACCGGCTCGCGCATGGATGACGTGATCTACGAGGAGTTCAAGGGCACGGGCAATCACGAGATCCATCTCGACCGCCGCATCGCCGAGAAACGCGTCTACCCGGCGATCAACCTGAACCGGTCCGGCACCCGCCGCGAGGAACTGCTGACCGATCCGAAGGAATTGCAGAAGATGTGGATCTTGCGCAAGCTGCTGCACCCGATGGACGAACTGGCTGCCATGGAATTCCTGCTCGACAAGCTCAAGGCCACCAAGAACAATTCCGAATTCTTCGAATCCATGAAGCGCTGA
- a CDS encoding M48 family metalloprotease — MPQTPSMTCPECGAVRRPHARVCAQCGVPFTTGWEAHRLLRNKVLRRTDFLAAARANQRATLRLVGTLLLVLGVLGYLLGWSLQLATHGLPEGSVDVWFVSRWGVWCSLVLFGIGTVWSGIAFRSGDRIVLRLTGAREVTADEEPVLHNVVEEMAIAAGIVKPRVYVLENPALNAFATGMTPARSAIGVTRGLLDSLNREELQGVVGHEMGHIVNWDIRYATAVGVIVGLIALVSDAALRALYFSDRSRNSSKAGPGALFVMLALVAFAALAPVFALLVQFAVSRQREFLADATSVRLTRHPEGLISALEKLAASAQPFRGANRATQHMFIVNPFRNFREKTSRLYATHPPIELRINRLRNLGND, encoded by the coding sequence ATGCCGCAAACCCCGTCCATGACATGTCCCGAGTGCGGCGCCGTCCGGCGCCCGCATGCGCGCGTATGCGCCCAGTGCGGCGTGCCCTTCACCACGGGCTGGGAAGCGCATCGCCTGCTGCGCAACAAGGTGCTGCGGCGTACGGATTTCCTCGCCGCCGCGCGTGCCAACCAGCGAGCCACCCTGCGCCTGGTCGGCACGCTGCTCCTGGTCCTCGGTGTGCTCGGTTACCTGCTGGGCTGGAGTCTGCAACTGGCCACGCACGGCCTGCCGGAAGGCAGCGTGGATGTCTGGTTCGTCAGCCGCTGGGGTGTGTGGTGTTCGCTGGTGCTGTTCGGTATCGGGACGGTATGGTCCGGTATCGCCTTCCGCAGCGGCGACCGGATCGTGCTGCGTCTGACCGGTGCCCGCGAGGTCACCGCGGACGAGGAGCCCGTGCTGCACAACGTGGTCGAGGAAATGGCGATCGCGGCCGGTATCGTCAAGCCGCGCGTGTATGTGCTCGAGAATCCCGCGCTGAACGCCTTCGCCACGGGTATGACGCCGGCACGCTCCGCCATCGGCGTCACGCGCGGCCTGCTGGATTCCCTCAACCGCGAGGAACTGCAGGGCGTGGTAGGCCACGAAATGGGCCATATCGTGAATTGGGATATCCGTTATGCCACCGCGGTCGGGGTTATCGTCGGTCTCATCGCGCTGGTCAGCGATGCGGCGCTGCGCGCGCTGTATTTCTCCGACCGCTCGCGGAATTCCTCGAAGGCCGGGCCCGGTGCGCTGTTCGTGATGCTGGCGCTGGTGGCGTTCGCGGCGCTGGCGCCGGTATTCGCGCTGCTGGTGCAGTTCGCCGTGTCGAGGCAGCGCGAATTCCTTGCCGATGCCACCAGCGTCCGTCTGACCCGCCATCCCGAGGGATTGATCAGCGCGCTGGAAAAGCTGGCCGCCAGTGCCCAGCCGTTCCGCGGCGCGAACCGTGCCACCCAGCACATGTTCATCGTCAATCCGTTCCGCAACTTCCGCGAAAAGACCAGCCGCCTGTACGCGACTCATCCCCCGATCGAGCTGCGCATCAACCGCCTGCGCAACCTGGGCAACGACTAG
- a CDS encoding LemA family protein, whose product MENIGWVLLALIIAIPLWGVLLYNRLVNLKNQVANAWRQIDVQLKRRHDLIPNLVETVKDYMSYEQETLTMVINARNQAVAAKGPEEAIAAEGILSGAMGKLFALMENYPDLKANENVSRLMEELSATENKIAFSRQFYNDSVMALNNGVETFPSNIVAGLFGFKQATYFEVPETETATPAVNLR is encoded by the coding sequence ATGGAAAATATCGGCTGGGTCTTACTCGCACTCATCATAGCCATACCCCTCTGGGGCGTGCTGTTGTACAACCGGCTGGTGAACCTGAAGAACCAGGTCGCCAACGCCTGGCGCCAGATCGATGTCCAGCTCAAGCGCCGCCACGACCTCATCCCCAATCTGGTCGAGACCGTGAAGGACTACATGTCCTACGAGCAGGAAACACTGACCATGGTCATCAACGCCCGCAATCAGGCCGTCGCCGCCAAAGGGCCGGAGGAGGCGATCGCCGCGGAGGGCATACTGAGCGGAGCGATGGGCAAGCTGTTTGCGCTCATGGAAAACTATCCCGATCTCAAGGCCAACGAGAACGTCTCGCGCCTGATGGAGGAACTGAGCGCCACCGAGAACAAGATCGCGTTCTCGCGCCAGTTCTACAACGACAGCGTGATGGCGCTCAACAACGGCGTTGAGACCTTCCCGTCGAACATCGTGGCCGGCCTGTTCGGCTTCAAGCAGGCAACCTATTTCGAGGTGCCGGAAACCGAAACGGCGACACCGGCGGTCAATCTGCGCTGA
- the purD gene encoding phosphoribosylamine--glycine ligase, whose protein sequence is MNILIIGNGGREHALAWKAAQSPLADAVYVAPGNAGTALEPGVENVAIDALDIDALIAFARAQAIGLTIIGPEVPLVAGIVDRFRDAGLPCFGPGRGAAQLEGSKSFAKDFLHRHAIPTAAYASFHDVDAAIDYIRAQGTPLVVKADGLAAGKGVILAQTQDEAIAAVRDMLAGNAFGAAGHRVVIEEFLQGEEASFIAMVDGEHCLPLATSQDHKARDNGDTGPNTGGMGAYSPAPVVTPELHERVMQQVILPTIRGMAAEGNAFTGFLYAGLMIGADGVPKVLEFNVRFGDPETQPVMCRLQSDLVALCLAALDRRLDTVEAVWDPRVALGVVMAAGGYPSGYRKGDVITGLAAAEGMPCKVFHAGTVADGDAVKTSGGRVLCVCALGETIGAAQQQAYACVSRIEWPDVYYRTDIGYRALERETRAGAVRLD, encoded by the coding sequence ATGAACATCCTCATTATCGGCAATGGCGGGCGCGAGCACGCGCTGGCCTGGAAGGCGGCGCAGTCGCCGCTCGCGGACGCGGTGTACGTGGCGCCGGGCAATGCCGGTACCGCGCTGGAACCGGGTGTCGAGAACGTCGCCATCGATGCGCTCGACATCGACGCCCTGATCGCCTTCGCGCGGGCGCAGGCCATCGGCCTGACCATCATCGGGCCCGAGGTGCCGCTGGTGGCCGGGATCGTCGACCGCTTCCGGGATGCCGGATTGCCCTGTTTCGGGCCGGGCCGCGGCGCGGCGCAACTGGAAGGCTCCAAGTCGTTTGCCAAGGATTTCCTGCACCGACACGCGATCCCCACGGCAGCCTACGCGAGCTTTCACGATGTCGATGCGGCCATCGATTACATCCGCGCGCAGGGCACCCCGCTCGTTGTGAAGGCCGACGGGCTGGCTGCCGGCAAGGGCGTCATCCTGGCGCAGACGCAGGACGAGGCCATCGCGGCCGTGCGCGACATGCTGGCCGGCAATGCCTTCGGCGCGGCCGGACACCGTGTCGTGATCGAGGAATTCCTGCAGGGCGAGGAGGCCAGCTTCATCGCGATGGTGGATGGGGAGCACTGCCTGCCGCTGGCTACCTCGCAGGACCACAAGGCACGCGACAATGGCGACACCGGACCGAACACCGGCGGTATGGGGGCCTATTCGCCGGCCCCGGTGGTGACGCCGGAGCTCCACGAGCGGGTCATGCAGCAGGTGATACTGCCCACCATCCGCGGTATGGCGGCCGAGGGCAACGCCTTCACCGGGTTCCTCTATGCCGGGTTGATGATCGGTGCCGACGGTGTGCCGAAGGTGCTGGAGTTCAACGTGCGCTTCGGCGATCCGGAGACGCAGCCCGTCATGTGCCGTCTGCAGAGTGACCTGGTGGCGCTGTGCCTGGCTGCGCTGGACCGCCGGCTCGACACCGTGGAGGCAGTGTGGGATCCGCGAGTCGCGTTGGGGGTAGTGATGGCGGCGGGCGGTTACCCGTCCGGTTACCGCAAGGGCGATGTGATCACGGGCCTGGCGGCTGCCGAGGGCATGCCCTGCAAGGTGTTTCATGCCGGGACGGTCGCTGATGGCGATGCGGTGAAGACCAGCGGCGGGCGCGTGCTCTGTGTGTGTGCGCTGGGCGAGACCATCGGCGCCGCGCAGCAGCAGGCGTATGCCTGTGTCAGCCGCATCGAGTGGCCGGATGTTTATTATCGTACCGACATCGGCTATCGTGCGCTGGAACGCGAAACCCGGGCCGGCGCAGTACGCCTGGACTGA